From one Streptomyces mobaraensis genomic stretch:
- a CDS encoding PspC domain-containing protein, producing the protein MTDAPPTENPRHRDAPPAASGPPLRRSRDHKVLSGVCGGLGRFFDLDPVIFRVILGVLAVTGGFGLIVYGFAWLLIPLEGEEENEGRRMLSGRVDGPALTAVLCALVGCGLFLSMLNNSGAMSFSLLLTVTLVGTAYWSQRRRTPDADEEAASVPGAGRPSKAQKAVDAPPETQAPPPPAAPSWWRDPLLHVEVAGLPYHGTGYLWGPDDGDGPKDAARREPRRGRPARDGRQLGGWTFLLALAAFSAGTALTWHGRPLGTSLETGLACALGVYGLGIALSSRYGRTGGGTVTAAVLTGLLLVGAAALPKSVTAEWRRVTWQPVSAAELRPEYEVGTGVGVLDLSRLSWPAEGQQGSKPLAARAEAGAGRLTVVLPDDVTAELTVEVGIGYIKLPGSGRDDVDVQPRQSKRVTVGPRPGHASRGTLELRLKAGLGEVEVTRATP; encoded by the coding sequence ATGACCGACGCACCGCCCACCGAGAACCCGCGGCACCGGGACGCGCCACCCGCCGCGTCCGGGCCACCGCTGCGGCGCAGCCGCGACCACAAGGTGCTCTCCGGCGTGTGCGGAGGGCTGGGCCGCTTCTTCGACCTGGACCCCGTGATCTTCCGGGTGATCCTCGGGGTCCTGGCGGTCACCGGTGGTTTCGGCCTGATCGTGTACGGCTTCGCGTGGCTGCTGATCCCCCTGGAGGGTGAGGAGGAGAACGAGGGCCGCCGGATGCTGTCGGGCCGGGTGGACGGCCCGGCGCTGACAGCGGTGCTGTGCGCGCTGGTGGGCTGCGGACTGTTCCTGTCCATGCTCAACAACAGCGGCGCCATGTCATTCTCGCTCCTGCTGACCGTGACCCTGGTGGGGACGGCGTACTGGTCGCAGCGGCGCCGGACGCCCGACGCCGACGAGGAGGCGGCCTCGGTACCGGGCGCCGGGAGGCCGTCGAAGGCGCAGAAGGCGGTGGACGCGCCGCCCGAGACCCAGGCGCCCCCGCCGCCGGCCGCTCCGTCGTGGTGGCGGGATCCGCTCCTCCATGTGGAGGTGGCCGGCCTGCCGTATCACGGCACCGGTTACCTGTGGGGACCGGACGACGGCGACGGCCCGAAGGACGCCGCCCGGCGGGAGCCGCGGCGGGGACGCCCGGCGCGGGACGGGCGGCAGCTCGGCGGCTGGACGTTCCTGCTGGCCCTGGCGGCGTTCTCGGCCGGCACGGCCCTCACCTGGCACGGGCGGCCCCTGGGCACCTCGCTGGAGACGGGCCTGGCGTGCGCGCTGGGCGTGTACGGGCTGGGCATAGCCCTCAGCTCCCGCTACGGCCGCACCGGCGGCGGGACAGTCACCGCGGCCGTGCTGACCGGGCTGCTGCTGGTGGGGGCGGCGGCCCTGCCGAAGTCGGTCACCGCGGAGTGGCGCCGGGTGACGTGGCAGCCGGTGAGCGCGGCGGAGCTCCGGCCGGAGTACGAGGTCGGCACGGGCGTGGGTGTTCTCGACCTGTCCCGCCTCTCCTGGCCGGCGGAAGGGCAGCAGGGCTCGAAGCCCCTGGCCGCCCGTGCCGAGGCGGGTGCCGGACGGCTGACGGTCGTCCTCCCGGACGACGTCACGGCCGAGCTGACGGTGGAGGTGGGCATCGGATACATCAAGCTGCCCGGCAGCGGCCGCGACGACGTGGACGTCCAGCCCCGCCAGAGCAAGCGGGTGACCGTGGGTCCGCGACCGGGGCACGCCTCGCGCGGCACGTTGGAACTGCGGCTCAAGGCCGGTCTCGGTGAAGTGGAGGTGACCCGTGCGACGCCATGA
- a CDS encoding alpha/beta hydrolase has translation MSLMGTPFFVTTIALVVVALVLPLLVWSRVPGPRFVRYATRLLMLLFAQAAAITAVFVVVNDDNDLYDNWDDLLGTGNHVTSAAYLGADGTGGKKMKDLPKVVQKFTAATDSLMGDGVRQTQLKGAVSGVSGEVYVWTPPQYDDPRYKDKKFPVVEVLPGFPGSAKAWFGSLKVNEQLRPMMERGEIQPFVIVAPRTTLLGGSVDTGCANTPGTINADTWLSFDVRKMVVDNFRVSDKPRAWGVAGYSAGGHCAAKLTIAHPDRFHAGVSLSGYNDPAGVRSSLTAKTPELRRANNPQWMLERAKTPPHVALFYSGSELDGYRAGMDVKKVAKPPTTVVVKKIPADAGGHSTAVWKEQVPEVFRWLTGQLAP, from the coding sequence ATGAGCCTGATGGGGACGCCCTTCTTCGTGACCACGATCGCCCTGGTCGTGGTGGCACTCGTCCTGCCGCTGCTGGTGTGGAGCAGGGTCCCGGGGCCGAGGTTCGTCCGGTATGCGACGCGGCTGCTGATGCTGCTCTTCGCCCAGGCCGCCGCGATCACCGCGGTCTTCGTGGTCGTCAACGACGACAACGACCTGTATGACAACTGGGACGACCTGCTCGGCACGGGCAACCACGTCACCTCGGCCGCCTACCTGGGAGCGGACGGCACCGGCGGCAAGAAGATGAAGGACCTGCCGAAGGTCGTCCAGAAGTTCACGGCCGCGACCGACTCGCTCATGGGGGATGGCGTCCGGCAGACACAGCTCAAGGGCGCCGTCTCCGGCGTGAGCGGTGAGGTCTACGTCTGGACCCCGCCCCAGTACGACGATCCCCGGTACAAGGACAAGAAGTTCCCCGTGGTGGAGGTGCTGCCCGGCTTCCCTGGTTCGGCGAAGGCGTGGTTCGGCTCCCTGAAGGTCAACGAGCAGCTCAGGCCCATGATGGAGCGGGGCGAGATCCAGCCCTTCGTCATCGTCGCGCCCCGCACCACCCTCCTCGGCGGCAGCGTGGACACCGGCTGCGCCAACACCCCCGGCACGATCAACGCCGACACCTGGCTCAGCTTCGACGTCCGCAAGATGGTCGTCGACAACTTCCGCGTCAGCGACAAGCCCAGGGCCTGGGGCGTCGCCGGCTACTCGGCGGGCGGGCACTGCGCCGCCAAGCTCACCATCGCCCACCCCGACCGCTTCCACGCCGGAGTGAGCCTCTCCGGCTACAACGACCCCGCCGGCGTCCGCTCCTCGCTCACGGCCAAGACCCCCGAACTCCGCCGCGCGAACAACCCGCAGTGGATGCTCGAGCGGGCCAAGACGCCGCCGCACGTGGCGCTGTTCTACTCGGGCAGCGAGCTGGACGGTTACCGGGCTGGTATGGACGTCAAGAAGGTGGCGAAGCCGCCGACCACCGTGGTGGTCAAGAAGATCCCGGCCGACGCCGGCGGCCACAGCACGGCCGTCTGGAAGGAGCAGGTCCCCGAGGTCTTCCGGTGGCTCACCGGGCAGCTCGCCCCCTGA
- a CDS encoding PspC domain-containing protein gives MTGASTTQPRAGGAYAPATPDPVPLRKLYRSAEGRMLGGVARGLAGHLGVPVSWVRLVFLALLMAQGMGALLYAVFWFVVPLGVGGVEARLPDAEVAPDGRRHLFARKPDRGQVFAFIALIVGAAIFLDRLHLGRANVYVWPLVLIGAGVALVWRQADNARRAHWVEVSRRKRVLPLARGAAGVLLVGAGVTGIVVLQGSAEHLGTVLQASLAVLVGIALLAGPSVVRMTQDLSAERTMRIRAQERAEVAAHVHDSVLHTLTLIQRNAEDSREVARLARAQERELRAWLYNPEGHGKDESDEPETLAEAVRANAAEVEDHHGVPLEVVVVGDCPLDERLRAQMQAAREAMVNAAKYGGQGGAVQVYAEVEGRTVFVSVRDRGPGFDPDAVPDDRMGVRESIIGRMQRNGGTARLRSVPDGGTEVELEMERAEQTS, from the coding sequence ATGACCGGCGCATCGACGACGCAACCCCGAGCCGGCGGTGCCTACGCGCCCGCCACCCCCGACCCCGTGCCCCTGCGCAAGCTCTACCGCAGCGCCGAGGGCCGGATGCTCGGCGGCGTGGCGCGCGGCCTCGCCGGGCACTTGGGCGTGCCGGTCTCCTGGGTGCGGCTGGTCTTTCTCGCCCTGCTCATGGCCCAGGGCATGGGCGCCCTGCTCTACGCGGTCTTCTGGTTCGTCGTACCGCTCGGTGTCGGTGGCGTCGAGGCCCGCCTGCCGGACGCGGAGGTGGCGCCGGACGGCCGGAGACACCTTTTCGCCCGCAAGCCCGACCGGGGCCAGGTCTTCGCGTTCATCGCGCTCATCGTGGGCGCCGCGATCTTCCTGGACCGGCTGCACCTCGGCCGCGCCAACGTCTACGTCTGGCCGCTGGTCCTGATAGGAGCCGGCGTCGCCCTGGTGTGGCGGCAGGCGGACAACGCCCGGCGGGCCCACTGGGTGGAGGTGAGCCGGCGCAAGCGCGTCCTGCCGCTGGCCCGGGGCGCGGCCGGCGTCCTGCTGGTCGGCGCCGGGGTGACGGGCATCGTCGTGCTCCAGGGCTCCGCCGAGCATCTGGGCACCGTGCTGCAGGCGTCGCTCGCGGTTCTGGTCGGCATAGCCCTGCTGGCGGGGCCCTCCGTCGTGCGGATGACGCAGGACCTGTCCGCCGAACGCACCATGCGCATCCGCGCCCAGGAGCGCGCCGAAGTCGCCGCGCACGTCCATGACTCGGTCCTGCATACGCTCACGTTGATCCAGCGCAACGCGGAGGACTCCAGGGAGGTGGCACGCCTCGCCCGGGCCCAGGAGCGCGAGTTGCGCGCCTGGCTCTACAACCCCGAGGGCCACGGCAAGGACGAGTCCGACGAGCCCGAGACCCTGGCGGAGGCCGTACGCGCCAACGCCGCCGAGGTCGAGGACCACCACGGCGTCCCCCTGGAGGTGGTCGTGGTCGGCGACTGCCCGCTCGACGAACGCCTGCGGGCGCAGATGCAGGCCGCGCGCGAGGCCATGGTCAACGCCGCGAAATACGGTGGTCAGGGTGGGGCAGTTCAGGTTTATGCCGAGGTCGAAGGGCGTACGGTCTTCGTCTCGGTGCGTGACAGAGGCCCGGGCTTCGACCCGGACGCCGTGCCCGACGACCGGATGGGGGTCCGGGAGTCGATCATCGGCAGAATGCAGCGCAACGGTGGCACCGCGCGCCTGCGCTCCGTTCCCGACGGGGGGACGGAAGTGGAGCTGGAGATGGAGAGGGCGGAACAGACGTCATGA
- the guaA gene encoding glutamine-hydrolyzing GMP synthase yields the protein MSAAPPPAAHDNTAEPVLVVDFGAQYAQLIARRVREARVYSEVVPSTTPVAEILARKPKAIILSGGPSSVYEQGAPTLDREIFEAGVPVFGMCYGFQLMATTLGGTVDNTGAREYGRTPLSVSRPSSTLFEGTPAEQPVWMSHGDACSAAPEGFTVTASTDLVPVAAFENDEKKLYGVQYHPEVMHSTHGQQVLEHFLYRGAGIEPTWTTGNVIEEQVAAIREQVGTKRAICGLSGGVDSAVAAALVQKAIGSQLTCVYVDHGLMRKGETEQVEKDFVAATGVKLKVVDAQERFLAALAGVSDPEEKRKIIGREFIRVFEQAQAEIVAEAPDDQPVEFLVQGTLYPDVVESGGGTGTANIKSHHNVGGLPEDLEFKLVEPLRQLFKDEVRMVGKELGLPDEIVQRQPFPGPGLGIRIVGEVTKERLDLLREADAIAREELTAAGLDREIWQCPVVLLADVRSVGVQGDGRTYGHPIVLRPVSSEDAMTADWSRLPYETLAKISTRITNEVRDVNRVVLDVTSKPPGTIEWE from the coding sequence GTGTCAGCAGCACCACCCCCCGCCGCCCACGACAACACCGCGGAGCCGGTCCTCGTCGTCGACTTCGGCGCGCAGTACGCCCAGCTCATCGCCCGCCGCGTCCGTGAGGCCCGGGTCTACAGCGAGGTCGTCCCGTCCACCACGCCGGTGGCCGAGATCCTCGCCCGCAAGCCGAAGGCGATCATCCTCTCCGGCGGCCCCTCGTCCGTGTACGAACAGGGCGCCCCGACGCTCGACCGCGAGATCTTCGAGGCCGGCGTCCCCGTCTTCGGCATGTGCTACGGCTTCCAGCTGATGGCCACGACCCTCGGCGGCACGGTCGACAACACCGGCGCCCGCGAGTACGGCCGCACCCCGCTGTCCGTCTCCCGGCCGTCCTCCACCCTCTTCGAGGGCACCCCGGCCGAGCAGCCGGTGTGGATGTCGCACGGCGACGCCTGCTCCGCCGCGCCCGAGGGCTTCACCGTCACCGCGTCCACGGACCTGGTGCCGGTCGCCGCCTTCGAGAACGACGAGAAGAAGCTCTACGGCGTGCAGTACCACCCCGAGGTGATGCACTCCACCCACGGCCAGCAGGTCCTGGAGCACTTCCTCTACCGGGGCGCGGGCATCGAGCCCACCTGGACCACGGGCAACGTGATCGAGGAGCAGGTCGCCGCCATCCGCGAGCAGGTCGGCACCAAGCGTGCCATCTGCGGTCTGTCCGGCGGCGTGGACTCCGCGGTCGCCGCGGCCCTCGTCCAGAAGGCCATCGGTTCCCAGCTGACCTGCGTCTACGTCGACCACGGGCTGATGCGCAAGGGCGAGACCGAGCAGGTCGAGAAGGACTTCGTGGCCGCGACCGGCGTCAAGCTGAAGGTCGTGGACGCGCAGGAGCGCTTCCTCGCCGCCCTCGCCGGCGTCTCCGACCCGGAGGAGAAGCGGAAGATCATCGGCCGGGAGTTCATCCGGGTCTTCGAGCAGGCCCAGGCCGAGATCGTCGCCGAGGCGCCGGACGACCAGCCCGTCGAGTTCCTGGTCCAGGGCACGCTCTACCCGGACGTCGTCGAGTCCGGCGGCGGCACGGGCACCGCGAACATCAAGTCCCACCACAACGTGGGCGGCCTCCCCGAGGACCTGGAGTTCAAGCTCGTCGAGCCGCTGCGCCAGCTGTTCAAGGACGAGGTCCGTATGGTCGGCAAGGAGCTCGGCCTCCCGGACGAGATCGTCCAGCGTCAGCCCTTCCCCGGCCCCGGCCTCGGCATCCGCATCGTCGGCGAGGTCACCAAGGAGCGTCTCGACCTGCTGCGCGAGGCCGACGCCATCGCCCGCGAGGAGCTGACGGCCGCCGGTCTCGACCGTGAGATCTGGCAGTGCCCGGTGGTCCTGCTGGCCGACGTCCGCTCGGTCGGCGTCCAGGGCGACGGCCGCACCTACGGCCACCCGATAGTGCTGCGCCCGGTCTCCTCCGAGGACGCGATGACGGCCGACTGGTCGCGCCTGCCGTACGAGACCCTGGCGAAGATCTCCACCCGCATCACCAACGAGGTCCGCGACGTCAACCGCGTGGTCCTCGACGTGACCAGCAAGCCGCCGGGGACGATCGAGTGGGAGTGA
- a CDS encoding DoxX family protein, which produces MTLLGRGETVSGGTGRHPSASLYALLPLRLFLGVTFLYAGLDKLTDGAFLASDGPGSLGELMRSCRDSAGAPWLVDLGLHSPVGFGWAIGLGEAAVGAATLLGLFARVAAAGGALISLCLWLTVSWSSTPYYYGNDLVYLMAWTPLVIAGAPLLSLDAVRPRRRARARRGALFT; this is translated from the coding sequence ATGACACTCCTGGGGCGAGGGGAAACGGTGAGCGGCGGTACGGGACGACATCCCTCGGCTTCTCTGTACGCGCTGCTGCCGCTGCGGCTGTTCCTCGGCGTCACCTTCCTCTACGCGGGGCTCGACAAGCTCACCGACGGAGCGTTCCTCGCGAGCGACGGCCCGGGCTCGCTCGGGGAGCTGATGCGCTCCTGCCGGGACAGCGCCGGCGCTCCCTGGCTCGTCGACCTGGGGCTGCACAGCCCGGTCGGTTTCGGCTGGGCGATCGGCCTCGGCGAGGCGGCCGTGGGCGCGGCCACGCTGCTCGGGCTCTTCGCCCGCGTGGCGGCCGCCGGTGGCGCGCTGATCTCGCTCTGCCTCTGGCTGACGGTCAGTTGGTCCTCGACCCCCTACTACTACGGCAACGACCTCGTCTATCTGATGGCCTGGACCCCGCTGGTCATCGCGGGGGCTCCCCTCCTCTCCCTGGACGCCGTCCGCCCCCGCCGCCGGGCCCGCGCCCGGCGGGGCGCCTTGTTCACCTGA
- a CDS encoding chorismate mutase, whose protein sequence is MSTIATPVTTDTGARTDEAARLITGARERIDDLDGRIIGLVQERMAVSEEIQRERIASGGRRVSLSREMEILTHYSDRLGKNGTVLAMTLLDLCRGRV, encoded by the coding sequence ATGAGCACCATCGCCACCCCCGTCACCACCGACACCGGCGCCCGTACCGACGAGGCCGCCCGCCTGATCACCGGCGCCCGCGAGCGCATCGACGATCTCGACGGCAGGATCATCGGCCTCGTCCAGGAACGGATGGCCGTCTCGGAGGAGATCCAGCGCGAGCGCATCGCCTCCGGCGGGCGGCGCGTCAGCCTCTCCCGCGAGATGGAGATCCTCACCCACTACAGCGACCGGCTGGGGAAGAACGGCACCGTCCTCGCGATGACCCTGCTGGACCTCTGCCGGGGCCGTGTCTGA
- a CDS encoding LuxR C-terminal-related transcriptional regulator produces MTNGTTTEPTDRRVRVVLVDDHRMFRTGVQAEIGVTDRTGVEVVGEAADVDQAVTVITATRPEVVLLDVHLPGGGGVEVLRRCAGLSANTEAPIRFLALSVSDAAEDVIGVIRGGARGYVTKTITGSDLIAAIFRVRDGDAVFSPRLAGFVLDAFSSTSAPPVDEDLDRLTQREREVLRLIARGYAYKEIAKQLFISVKTVESHVSAVLRKLQLSNRHELTRWATARRLV; encoded by the coding sequence ATGACGAACGGGACGACGACCGAGCCGACGGACCGGAGGGTCCGGGTGGTGCTGGTGGACGACCACCGGATGTTCCGCACCGGGGTGCAGGCCGAGATCGGGGTCACCGACCGGACGGGCGTCGAGGTCGTCGGCGAGGCCGCCGACGTCGACCAGGCCGTCACCGTCATCACCGCCACCCGCCCCGAGGTCGTCCTGCTGGACGTCCACCTGCCCGGCGGCGGCGGGGTGGAGGTGCTGCGCCGCTGCGCCGGGCTGTCGGCGAATACCGAGGCGCCGATCCGCTTTCTCGCGCTCTCCGTGTCCGACGCCGCGGAGGACGTCATAGGGGTCATCCGAGGCGGCGCGCGGGGTTATGTGACCAAGACGATCACGGGCTCCGACCTGATCGCCGCGATCTTCCGGGTCCGGGACGGGGACGCCGTGTTCTCCCCGCGGCTGGCCGGGTTCGTCCTCGACGCCTTCTCCTCCACCTCCGCCCCGCCCGTCGACGAGGACCTCGACCGCCTCACCCAGCGTGAGCGTGAGGTGCTGCGTCTGATCGCGCGCGGTTACGCCTACAAGGAGATCGCCAAGCAGCTGTTCATCTCCGTGAAGACGGTCGAGTCCCATGTCTCGGCCGTGCTGCGCAAGCTCCAGCTGTCCAACCGGCACGAGTTGACCCGTTGGGCGACGGCCCGGCGTCTGGTGTGA
- a CDS encoding serine/threonine-protein kinase — MSESVSGASAGAPGPASGRLLAGRYRLLERIGRGGMGTVWLAEDELLGRRVAVKQLHVSRGLDEEELATLYERTRREARSAARISHPNVVVVHDVVEDDGLPCIVMEHVPSKTLGDVLKQGPLTPEEAARIGRGMIAALRAAHAADVLHRDVKPGNVLLGDDGRVVLTDFGIAHLAGNSTLTKTGEMVGSIDYIAPERVRGARPGPASDLWALGATLYEAVEGRTPFQRPTPVETAYAIAVDPLEPPLRAGPLTRLIETLLSRDPDLRPPADLVEQILREPAAEPGTARHPAPGADGFERSEATTAVTPPRVEPAAEPAVPAPDPTPDPAPDPAPALRPRPTVPTAVAPPGPVTASASGGRRRIGKWVAVAAVTSVVGAVCAFFLLPGEKEDDAAPPAPKPPASTTAPTPTPSSPPPVPPGYRLVTEKRLGVAFPVPEGWSRKEKSAVEVDYIDPTGLVDLKVNVLDLASPDPLKHWQDVEQEVRTKVDDYRRLRMQATAYRGDPAAVWEFVFKGRAREYRAIDLGFGRAGGDEYAVYLSAPVAGWDRHRPVFDAVRDGFRVLPR; from the coding sequence GTGTCCGAGTCAGTGTCCGGTGCGTCGGCCGGGGCCCCCGGCCCGGCCTCCGGCCGCCTGCTCGCCGGCCGGTACCGGCTGCTCGAGCGCATCGGCCGCGGCGGCATGGGCACCGTGTGGCTCGCCGAGGACGAACTGCTGGGCCGCCGCGTCGCGGTCAAGCAACTGCACGTGTCCCGCGGGCTGGACGAGGAGGAACTCGCCACCCTCTACGAGAGGACCCGCCGGGAGGCGCGCAGCGCGGCGCGGATCAGCCACCCCAACGTGGTCGTCGTCCACGACGTGGTCGAGGACGACGGCCTGCCGTGCATCGTGATGGAGCACGTGCCGTCGAAGACCCTCGGCGACGTGCTGAAACAGGGGCCCCTGACGCCGGAGGAGGCGGCCCGGATCGGGCGCGGGATGATCGCCGCGCTGCGGGCCGCCCACGCGGCCGACGTCCTGCACCGCGACGTCAAGCCGGGGAACGTGCTGCTCGGCGACGACGGCCGCGTCGTGCTCACGGACTTCGGCATCGCGCACCTGGCCGGGAACTCCACCCTAACCAAGACCGGTGAGATGGTCGGTTCGATCGACTACATCGCCCCCGAACGCGTCCGGGGCGCCCGTCCGGGCCCGGCCTCGGACCTGTGGGCGCTGGGCGCCACGCTGTACGAGGCGGTCGAGGGCCGGACGCCGTTCCAGCGGCCCACGCCCGTCGAGACGGCGTACGCCATCGCCGTGGACCCGCTGGAACCCCCGCTGCGCGCAGGCCCGCTGACCCGGTTGATCGAGACCCTGCTGTCCCGTGACCCGGACCTGCGGCCCCCCGCCGACCTGGTCGAGCAGATCCTCCGCGAGCCGGCCGCCGAGCCGGGGACGGCCCGTCACCCGGCGCCGGGAGCAGACGGGTTCGAGCGGTCCGAGGCCACCACCGCCGTGACACCGCCCCGCGTCGAACCCGCCGCGGAGCCGGCCGTTCCGGCACCGGATCCCACGCCGGATCCCGCACCGGATCCCGCGCCGGCTCTCCGTCCGCGGCCGACCGTGCCCACCGCCGTCGCGCCTCCTGGGCCTGTCACCGCCTCAGCTTCCGGCGGGCGCCGGAGGATCGGGAAGTGGGTGGCGGTGGCGGCCGTCACGAGCGTCGTGGGAGCGGTCTGCGCGTTCTTCCTCCTTCCAGGGGAGAAGGAGGACGACGCCGCGCCGCCGGCGCCGAAGCCCCCGGCGTCCACGACCGCCCCCACGCCCACCCCCTCCTCGCCGCCGCCCGTACCGCCCGGCTACCGCCTGGTGACGGAGAAGCGCCTCGGGGTTGCCTTCCCGGTGCCGGAGGGCTGGAGCCGGAAGGAGAAGTCGGCCGTCGAGGTGGACTACATCGATCCCACCGGCCTCGTCGACCTCAAGGTCAACGTCCTGGACCTGGCGAGCCCCGATCCGCTGAAGCACTGGCAGGACGTCGAACAGGAGGTGAGGACGAAGGTCGACGACTACCGGCGGCTGCGCATGCAGGCCACCGCCTACCGCGGGGACCCGGCCGCCGTCTGGGAGTTCGTCTTCAAGGGCCGCGCCCGCGAGTACCGGGCCATCGACCTGGGCTTCGGCCGCGCCGGCGGCGACGAGTACGCCGTGTACCTCTCCGCGCCCGTGGCCGGCTGGGACCGCCACCGGCCGGTCTTCGACGCGGTCCGGGACGGGTTCCGGGTGCTCCCGCGCTGA